One Gloeothece verrucosa PCC 7822 DNA window includes the following coding sequences:
- a CDS encoding rubrerythrin family protein — protein sequence MDLSNSNTLKNLEAAFGGESMANRKYLFFADVVQKLGFSELSKLFKETANQETQHAFAHFSLLHPELVVTNAAALSDEEKQKIAARCLELAIEGETYEYTTMYPEFAAAAKEDKDESAAAEFESQAQESAEHAQQFQQAAHVFGLLVNVEHYHADRYNEALQVLQGGQPDQRVTGSDPATRKWICRVCSMIYDPVVGDPDSGIAAGTPFEEIPEDWHCPICGASKKSFVLLEEKVAA from the coding sequence ATGGATTTATCTAACTCTAACACCCTAAAAAATTTAGAGGCGGCTTTTGGGGGTGAGTCGATGGCTAATCGTAAATATTTATTTTTCGCTGATGTGGTGCAAAAGCTTGGCTTTAGTGAGTTATCTAAACTCTTTAAAGAAACAGCTAATCAAGAAACACAACACGCTTTTGCTCATTTTTCCCTCTTGCATCCTGAATTGGTGGTCACTAATGCAGCCGCTTTAAGCGATGAAGAAAAACAAAAAATAGCCGCTCGCTGTTTGGAGTTGGCAATTGAGGGCGAAACTTATGAATACACCACGATGTATCCAGAGTTTGCTGCTGCCGCTAAAGAAGATAAAGATGAGTCAGCCGCCGCCGAATTTGAGTCACAAGCGCAAGAGTCTGCTGAACATGCCCAACAATTTCAACAAGCGGCTCATGTTTTTGGGTTGCTGGTGAATGTAGAACATTACCATGCGGATCGCTATAATGAGGCCCTTCAAGTTTTACAGGGTGGACAACCGGATCAGCGCGTAACGGGTAGCGATCCGGCCACTCGTAAGTGGATCTGTCGGGTGTGCAGTATGATTTATGACCCTGTGGTGGGTGATCCTGACTCGGGTATTGCTGCGGGTACACCGTTTGAAGAGATTCCTGAAGATTGGCATTGTCCGATCTGCGGTGCCAGCAAGAAATCTTTTGTCTTACTAGAAGAAAAAGTGGCGGCTTAA
- a CDS encoding phosphatidylglycerol lysyltransferase domain-containing protein, translating into MLPLRTKIGIWSAALLTGLVGVVNLLSAVTPNIQARTHWLKAIFPFEVRSYGHLFAALTGFFLLSLATNLLRRKRVAWLLAIVLLIISIVSHLIKGLDYEESLLAFVLLIQLVLMRNVYTARSDAPSLAQGVRMLMGALLFTLAYGTIGFYWLDSHFHVNFSFSDAINQTLAMFFTDDNARLQPATKFGSFFADSIYTVGTITLLFALFMLMRPVLLRGVPATPAERQRAQAILEQYGCSSLAPLALLPDKAYYFSPSGRSVIAYVPKGRGAIALGDPIGPPEDKKEVIIGFQQFCQENDWYPAFYQTLPDYLELYRSLGFKVLKIGEEAIVNLQTFSLQGKAGKNLRTAMNRMTKLGYKIQFYPPPIEDDLLKKLRNISDEWLKMMQGAEKKFSVGWFDEDYLKNCEIVTVETEKGEITAFCNMIPEYQTNEITNDLMRRKAEVENGTMDFLFIGLFQAYKERGYDGFNLGLSALAGLGQTQLSPRLEKVLSYLYKHLNQFYNFQGLHSFKDKFNPRWEPRYLIYPGTATLADIVVALIRVDSGDRLWDYFRPGS; encoded by the coding sequence ATGTTACCTTTACGTACAAAAATTGGGATATGGAGTGCAGCCTTATTAACCGGACTCGTCGGTGTTGTTAATCTACTCTCTGCCGTTACTCCAAATATACAAGCCCGCACTCATTGGTTAAAAGCGATTTTTCCCTTTGAGGTGCGCTCTTATGGCCATTTATTTGCTGCCCTGACGGGTTTTTTCTTATTGAGTCTGGCTACTAATTTATTGAGGCGAAAACGGGTTGCCTGGTTACTAGCCATTGTTTTATTGATTATTTCTATTGTGTCCCATTTAATTAAAGGACTTGACTATGAAGAAAGTCTATTAGCTTTCGTCCTACTGATCCAACTGGTTCTCATGCGGAATGTTTATACCGCGCGTTCTGATGCCCCTTCCCTCGCCCAAGGCGTAAGAATGTTAATGGGAGCATTGTTATTTACTCTGGCTTACGGAACCATTGGCTTTTATTGGCTTGATTCTCATTTTCATGTCAATTTTAGTTTCTCGGATGCCATCAATCAAACCCTGGCGATGTTTTTTACCGATGATAATGCTAGGCTACAACCCGCTACAAAATTTGGTAGTTTTTTCGCTGATTCTATTTATACAGTAGGCACAATAACCCTGTTATTTGCGCTATTTATGCTCATGCGTCCTGTTTTACTGCGAGGGGTGCCGGCTACCCCTGCCGAAAGGCAACGGGCACAAGCTATCCTCGAACAGTATGGATGTTCTTCTTTAGCGCCTTTGGCTTTATTACCCGATAAGGCTTATTATTTTAGTCCTTCAGGGCGTAGTGTGATCGCTTATGTGCCTAAAGGACGAGGAGCGATCGCCCTAGGAGATCCCATTGGCCCGCCCGAGGATAAAAAAGAAGTTATCATTGGTTTTCAACAATTCTGTCAAGAAAATGACTGGTATCCCGCTTTTTATCAAACTTTACCCGATTATTTAGAGTTATATCGCTCCCTAGGTTTTAAAGTGCTTAAAATTGGAGAAGAAGCCATTGTCAATCTACAAACCTTTAGCTTACAGGGGAAAGCAGGAAAAAATTTAAGAACCGCGATGAATCGCATGACTAAATTAGGATACAAAATTCAATTTTATCCCCCACCGATTGAAGATGATTTACTCAAAAAATTGCGAAATATTAGTGATGAATGGTTAAAAATGATGCAGGGAGCCGAAAAAAAGTTTTCAGTAGGCTGGTTTGATGAAGATTATCTAAAAAATTGTGAAATAGTTACAGTGGAAACAGAAAAAGGAGAAATAACGGCCTTTTGTAATATGATTCCTGAATATCAAACCAATGAAATTACTAATGATTTAATGCGAAGAAAGGCTGAAGTGGAAAACGGAACGATGGATTTTTTATTTATTGGTTTATTTCAAGCCTATAAAGAAAGAGGTTATGACGGATTTAATTTAGGATTGTCAGCCCTAGCAGGGTTAGGACAGACTCAATTATCCCCGCGTTTAGAAAAAGTTTTGAGTTATTTATATAAGCATTTAAATCAGTTTTATAATTTTCAAGGATTACATAGTTTTAAAGATAAGTTTAATCCCCGTTGGGAGCCGCGCTACCTGATTTATCCGGGAACGGCTACATTAGCTGATATAGTGGTGGCTTTGATTAGGGTTGATTCTGGGGATCGTTTATGGGATTATTTTAGACCGGGTTCATGA
- a CDS encoding alpha/beta hydrolase codes for MKISKLLAIATGFFLGFGGLGYWYVFIAGAPQFDPPDVSAQGTDMTFQLESFKSVAMGKTRQYGVILPPNYHQNTNQRYPVIFLLHGGHDDARAWADKYGIIPVLHQLYQEKKLPYSIIITPDGNDNRGSSALWDPQYFDGANGKLGTLIGSELVQEVKSRYRTLNQPQFWALGGLSSGGWGAFNIGLRHLNNFHILFSHSGYFTDTTGAANSPNLFIQKLPKSDLIPLRVYLDAGKSDSDLLASTQQFHQTLQRLGIENVFYAFPGGHGLSGPDYGWNYFHKHAVDSLSYVGQQFKSALEQLSKSSRL; via the coding sequence ATGAAAATCTCTAAACTATTAGCAATTGCCACAGGATTTTTTTTAGGTTTTGGGGGGCTAGGTTACTGGTATGTTTTCATCGCAGGCGCTCCCCAATTTGACCCGCCAGATGTTAGCGCCCAAGGCACAGACATGACCTTTCAACTAGAAAGTTTTAAATCAGTGGCTATGGGAAAAACCCGTCAATACGGTGTTATCTTACCCCCAAATTATCATCAAAATACCAACCAACGCTATCCCGTGATTTTTCTCTTGCATGGGGGACATGATGATGCTCGCGCCTGGGCAGATAAATATGGCATTATTCCCGTCCTGCACCAACTTTATCAAGAGAAAAAACTCCCCTATTCAATTATTATTACTCCCGATGGCAATGATAATCGCGGCTCGAGTGCCTTATGGGACCCACAATATTTTGATGGTGCTAATGGAAAACTCGGAACATTAATTGGTTCAGAATTAGTTCAAGAGGTTAAATCTCGCTACCGCACCTTAAATCAACCTCAATTTTGGGCCCTTGGGGGACTCTCTTCAGGAGGATGGGGAGCCTTTAATATTGGATTACGTCATCTCAATAATTTCCATATTCTCTTTAGCCATAGCGGCTATTTTACTGATACTACAGGAGCGGCTAACAGTCCCAATCTGTTTATCCAAAAACTGCCTAAAAGTGACCTGATTCCCTTGCGGGTTTATTTAGATGCCGGCAAATCCGATAGCGATCTTCTCGCCTCAACTCAACAGTTTCATCAAACTTTACAGCGATTAGGCATAGAAAATGTATTTTATGCTTTTCCGGGAGGTCATGGATTATCAGGACCCGATTACGGATGGAATTATTTTCATAAACACGCCGTTGATTCTTTATCTTATGTCGGTCAACAATTTAAATCGGCTCTTGAGCAACTCTCTAAATCTTCTAGGTTATAA
- a CDS encoding alpha/beta fold hydrolase, with the protein MKEDLLSGQLISLRRGLSLQVSHQKGNTPALVFIHGGLGNRYNLRCQYEFFAQKGQQVLAYDLAGHGQSTPYPRYSIGRHQRDLTRLLNHFQIKSPILCCHSYGVPIGLEWAKNHQASALILIAGGTHDLAPWWEIPLMKFLAWGGRYFYHFKLIQQLTNRLSSPQMTEILERFLNECPVPTNFEPYKALEIFWGYNFFARYNSPIEFQIPVLVISGGQDSMFTQSMGEELASHFTQGQQLHLPQAGHLVIAEYPEIVNEAICNFLNKLNNN; encoded by the coding sequence GTGAAAGAAGACCTATTAAGCGGACAATTAATCTCTCTGCGTCGGGGACTATCTTTACAAGTCTCTCACCAAAAAGGTAATACTCCCGCCCTAGTGTTTATTCACGGAGGATTAGGAAACCGCTATAATTTACGTTGTCAATACGAATTTTTTGCTCAAAAAGGTCAGCAAGTTTTAGCCTATGATTTAGCCGGACATGGGCAGTCTACCCCTTATCCTCGTTATTCTATCGGACGACATCAACGAGATTTAACGCGATTATTAAATCATTTTCAGATTAAATCCCCGATTTTATGTTGTCATAGCTACGGTGTACCTATCGGTTTAGAATGGGCTAAAAACCATCAAGCCAGTGCTTTAATTTTAATTGCTGGCGGCACTCACGATCTGGCCCCTTGGTGGGAAATTCCCTTAATGAAATTTTTAGCTTGGGGAGGAAGATATTTTTACCATTTTAAACTTATTCAACAACTCACTAACCGTTTATCAAGTCCTCAAATGACCGAAATATTAGAACGTTTTTTAAATGAATGTCCAGTCCCAACCAACTTTGAACCCTATAAAGCTTTAGAAATTTTTTGGGGATATAATTTTTTTGCACGTTATAATTCTCCCATTGAATTTCAAATACCTGTTTTAGTCATCAGTGGAGGACAAGACTCTATGTTTACCCAATCAATGGGAGAAGAATTAGCCAGTCATTTTACTCAAGGTCAACAATTACACTTACCTCAAGCCGGGCATTTAGTCATTGCTGAATATCCTGAAATAGTCAACGAAGCTATTTGTAATTTTCTGAATAAATTAAATAATAATTAA
- a CDS encoding Ni/Fe hydrogenase subunit alpha, whose protein sequence is MSKTVVIDPVTRIEGHAKISIFLDDAGEVEDARFHVVEYRGFEKFCEGRPMWEMSGITARICGICPVSHLLCAAKTGDKILAVQIPPAGEKLRRLMNLAQITQSHALSFFHLSSPDFLLGWDSDPAQRNVFGLIAADPDLARSGIRLRQFGQQVIELLGAKKIHPAWAVPGGVRHPLSEEGRQWIRDRLPESRDTLYVALNLFKRLLDNLETEVKTFGEFPSLFMGLVGKNGEWEHYGGHIRFTDSQGNIVADNLSEDNYQDFIGESVEKWSYLKFPYYKPMGYPDGIYRVGPLARLNICSHFGTPEADRELQEYRDRAGGVATSSFFYHYARLIEILGALERIERLVEDPDIISPRTRAEAGINNLEGIGVSEAPRGTLFHHYLVDENGLIQKVNLIIATGNNNLAMNKTVTQIAKHYIHGDQIAEGMLNRVEAGIRCYDPCLSCSTHAAGQMPLQIELVAADGKVIKEVRRG, encoded by the coding sequence ATGTCTAAAACAGTGGTTATCGATCCCGTGACGCGCATCGAAGGTCACGCCAAAATATCTATATTTTTAGATGACGCGGGAGAGGTAGAAGATGCCCGTTTTCATGTCGTAGAATACCGAGGTTTTGAGAAATTTTGTGAAGGCCGCCCCATGTGGGAAATGTCTGGAATAACTGCCCGAATTTGCGGAATTTGCCCAGTCAGTCATCTCCTATGCGCCGCCAAAACCGGAGACAAAATTCTAGCCGTACAAATTCCCCCCGCAGGCGAAAAACTACGCCGCTTAATGAATTTAGCCCAAATCACCCAATCTCACGCCCTCTCTTTCTTTCACCTCAGCAGTCCAGACTTTTTATTAGGATGGGATAGTGATCCCGCACAGCGTAACGTATTTGGCTTAATTGCGGCTGATCCAGACCTTGCCAGAAGCGGCATCCGTCTAAGACAATTTGGACAACAAGTCATTGAATTATTGGGAGCCAAAAAAATACACCCCGCTTGGGCAGTCCCCGGAGGTGTTCGTCATCCCCTCTCAGAAGAAGGGCGGCAATGGATACGCGATCGCCTGCCCGAATCTCGTGATACCCTATATGTTGCCCTCAACCTATTTAAGAGACTGCTAGATAACTTAGAAACCGAAGTAAAAACTTTTGGTGAGTTTCCCTCTTTATTTATGGGGTTAGTGGGTAAAAATGGCGAATGGGAACATTACGGCGGACACATCCGCTTTACCGATAGCCAGGGAAATATTGTAGCCGATAACCTCAGTGAAGATAATTATCAAGACTTCATCGGCGAGTCTGTGGAAAAATGGTCTTATCTCAAATTCCCTTACTACAAACCGATGGGATATCCTGACGGAATCTATCGAGTCGGACCTTTAGCGAGATTAAATATCTGTTCTCATTTTGGCACGCCAGAAGCAGACCGAGAATTACAAGAATACCGTGATCGCGCCGGTGGGGTAGCAACCTCTTCTTTCTTCTATCACTACGCCCGTTTAATTGAGATTTTAGGCGCATTAGAACGAATTGAAAGATTAGTAGAAGACCCTGATATTATCTCCCCTAGAACTCGCGCTGAAGCCGGAATTAACAACTTAGAAGGTATAGGAGTCAGTGAAGCGCCAAGAGGTACGCTTTTCCATCATTACCTAGTGGATGAAAATGGACTCATTCAAAAAGTTAACCTCATTATTGCCACTGGGAATAATAATTTAGCCATGAATAAAACCGTCACTCAAATAGCTAAACATTATATTCATGGTGATCAAATTGCAGAAGGAATGTTAAACCGAGTCGAAGCCGGCATTCGCTGTTATGATCCTTGTTTAAGTTGTTCTACCCACGCCGCCGGACAAATGCCGCTACAAATAGAATTAGTGGCAGCCGATGGAAAGGTAATTAAAGAAGTGCGGCGAGGATAA